The following proteins are encoded in a genomic region of Actinomadura sp. NAK00032:
- a CDS encoding DUF523 domain-containing protein, with protein MERILVSSCLAGRRVRYDGAAKPVGDDLFHQWRTEGRLVPFCPEVSGGLPVPRPPAEIVGGDGADVLDGTARILTDAGEDVTEEFLRGARLALDTARRSGARVALLKEGSPSCGSHRIYNGTFTGAHHPGTGVTTALLQRAGIDVFSENDLEAVQAHLATLEA; from the coding sequence ATGGAACGCATCCTGGTCAGCTCGTGCCTCGCGGGGCGGCGCGTCCGCTACGACGGCGCGGCCAAGCCGGTCGGGGACGACCTCTTCCACCAGTGGCGGACTGAAGGCCGCCTCGTCCCCTTCTGCCCCGAAGTATCGGGCGGCCTGCCCGTGCCGCGGCCACCCGCCGAGATCGTCGGCGGCGACGGGGCCGACGTCCTCGACGGCACGGCCCGCATCCTCACCGACGCCGGCGAAGACGTGACCGAGGAGTTCCTCCGCGGCGCCCGCCTCGCCCTGGACACCGCCCGCCGCTCCGGCGCCCGCGTCGCCCTGCTCAAGGAGGGCAGCCCCTCCTGCGGCAGCCACCGGATCTACAACGGCACCTTCACGGGCGCGCACCACCCCGGCACGGGCGTGACGACCGCTCTGCTCCAGCGCGCCGGCATCGACGTCTTCAGCGAGAACGACCTGGAAGCCGTCCAGGCCCACCTGGCAACACTGGAAGCCTGA
- a CDS encoding Vms1/Ankzf1 family peptidyl-tRNA hydrolase: protein MDLAFLKTLYERPGPYASVYADLTRTTEDAAKAAELRWRALRAELEDQNTPKATLRAIARTIEEELAMRRSEGIVVFAADGEVVHRERLPHPPRITRATLAPLPDVLPYLAERGEQFPHLVAVVDRRGGAIDCVGADGRHEHIDVRGDEEFPIRKVKAGDWNQSRYQRSSENTWKINAKKVAHEIDRAADRCRAEAVVIAGDIRARNAVLEEVSESVLEHTVEADKNTGINDPELDEELNRLLKLKTAERVMTVAERFDRELANGERAVSGLPATTQALRHGQVETLLLMDDTDSDDRLWIGPDPIQVAATAEELREEFGITDPRADRADAALVRAAAATDSELVVVPSNDQAPDQPVGAVLRYTTTPA from the coding sequence ATGGATCTGGCATTCCTCAAGACGCTGTATGAACGTCCGGGCCCCTACGCGTCGGTCTACGCCGACCTGACCCGGACGACCGAGGACGCGGCCAAGGCCGCGGAGCTGCGGTGGCGGGCGCTGCGCGCGGAACTGGAGGACCAGAACACCCCCAAGGCCACCCTCCGCGCGATCGCGCGGACCATCGAGGAGGAGCTGGCGATGCGCCGCTCCGAGGGCATCGTGGTCTTCGCGGCCGACGGCGAGGTCGTGCACCGCGAGCGCCTCCCCCACCCGCCCCGCATCACCCGCGCGACCCTCGCGCCGCTCCCGGACGTCCTGCCGTACCTGGCCGAACGCGGCGAGCAGTTCCCGCATCTGGTGGCCGTCGTCGACCGGCGCGGCGGCGCGATCGACTGCGTCGGCGCCGACGGCAGGCACGAGCACATCGACGTGCGGGGGGACGAGGAGTTCCCCATCCGCAAGGTGAAGGCCGGCGACTGGAACCAGTCCCGGTACCAGCGCTCCTCGGAGAACACCTGGAAGATCAACGCCAAGAAGGTCGCCCACGAGATCGACCGCGCCGCCGACCGCTGCCGCGCCGAGGCCGTCGTGATCGCCGGCGACATCCGGGCCCGCAACGCCGTCCTGGAGGAGGTGTCGGAGAGCGTCCTGGAGCACACCGTCGAGGCGGACAAGAACACCGGCATCAACGACCCGGAGCTGGACGAGGAGCTGAACCGCCTCCTCAAGCTGAAGACGGCCGAACGCGTCATGACCGTCGCCGAGCGCTTCGACCGCGAACTCGCCAACGGCGAGCGCGCGGTGTCGGGCCTGCCCGCGACGACGCAGGCGCTCCGGCACGGCCAGGTGGAGACGCTGCTCCTCATGGACGACACCGACTCGGACGACCGGCTGTGGATCGGCCCCGACCCGATCCAGGTGGCCGCCACCGCCGAGGAGCTCCGCGAGGAGTTCGGCATCACCGACCCCCGGGCGGACCGCGCGGACGCGGCCCTGGTGCGCGCCGCAGCGGCCACCGACAGCGAACTGGTCGTCGTGCCGTCCAACGACCAGGCTCCGGACCAGCCCGTGGGCGCCGTCCTGCGCTACACCACGACCCCCGCCTGA
- a CDS encoding phosphotransferase family protein, with the protein MSDQSTTHLLEIGTELVVKRYRSWEYRQPEREWTALQLLDEHAPGTAPTPVSADLSAVLPVVVMSRLPGLPLPDPVGTEHAAAVARTVVHVQEAIPRTALAELPPRAGRPAELLQQVTEWCVEASSGDASPLAAKALAAGSQWLQRPDLAARLSQPGTPVFGTGDGNLANYLWDGSEARLVDFEYSGRSDRAYELAEMIEHISVRQRGGTAVVRALEHVAPEEHGSSRFADCRRLHAFFWLLRILGSGQGRSTDGSPVLISQATRVLELLG; encoded by the coding sequence ATGAGCGACCAGTCGACCACGCATCTGCTCGAGATCGGAACGGAGCTGGTGGTCAAGCGCTACCGGTCATGGGAGTACCGGCAACCGGAGCGGGAGTGGACTGCTTTGCAGCTCCTCGACGAGCACGCCCCCGGGACAGCGCCCACGCCAGTGTCCGCCGACCTCTCCGCCGTCCTTCCCGTGGTCGTGATGTCCCGCCTGCCTGGGCTGCCTCTGCCCGACCCTGTCGGCACGGAGCATGCCGCCGCCGTCGCACGCACCGTCGTCCATGTCCAGGAGGCGATTCCACGGACGGCCCTGGCCGAGCTTCCACCCCGCGCGGGCCGGCCGGCCGAGCTGCTCCAGCAGGTGACGGAATGGTGCGTTGAGGCATCGAGCGGCGACGCCTCACCCTTGGCCGCCAAGGCGCTGGCAGCGGGATCGCAGTGGCTCCAACGGCCTGATCTGGCCGCCCGCCTCTCCCAGCCGGGGACGCCGGTGTTCGGAACCGGGGATGGGAATCTGGCCAATTACCTGTGGGACGGCTCCGAGGCGCGCCTGGTCGATTTCGAGTACTCCGGCCGCAGCGACCGCGCCTACGAGCTGGCGGAGATGATCGAGCACATCTCGGTACGGCAGCGCGGCGGCACCGCCGTCGTCCGAGCACTGGAGCACGTGGCGCCAGAGGAACATGGCTCTTCGAGGTTCGCGGACTGCCGGCGCCTGCACGCGTTCTTCTGGCTGCTCCGGATCCTTGGCAGCGGCCAAGGCCGATCAACGGACGGCTCCCCCGTCCTGATCTCCCAGGCGACGAGAGTCCTGGAACTGCTGGGCTAG
- a CDS encoding VOC family protein produces MELVFVLDCRDPDALADFWAAALGYDRGGYDPPYVHLTAPSGRGPMILLQRVPEPKSGKNRMHPDLRVTDMGAELARVTGLGATVVRGPFVDDGWPTTVLADPQGNEFCLIVDPRKEKR; encoded by the coding sequence ATGGAACTCGTCTTCGTGCTGGACTGCCGCGACCCCGACGCGCTCGCCGACTTCTGGGCCGCCGCCCTCGGCTACGACCGCGGCGGATACGACCCCCCGTACGTCCACCTGACGGCCCCGTCCGGGCGGGGCCCGATGATCCTGCTGCAGCGCGTCCCCGAGCCGAAGTCCGGCAAGAACCGCATGCACCCGGACCTCCGCGTCACCGACATGGGCGCGGAACTCGCCCGCGTCACCGGGCTCGGCGCCACCGTCGTCCGCGGGCCCTTCGTGGACGACGGCTGGCCGACCACGGTGCTCGCCGACCCGCAGGGCAACGAGTTCTGCCTGATCGTCGACCCCCGGAAGGAGAAGCGATGA
- a CDS encoding PP2C family protein-serine/threonine phosphatase, with protein sequence MLENSAGTGDRAARELERIRAITDEAFALMDVDEFLDALLDRLRRVLDVDTAVVLLLDRQRRFLVAAAAKGIEEEVSQAAYVPVGQGFAGRVAAERRAVYIPDVPTGGVFNPLLVQRGLRSLLGVPLIGGGTLVGVLHVGTLIPRRFTEDETELLRLAASRAAMAVQSLTSRAERAGARELQRSLVPAALPDIPGAELTARYRPGKASVGGDWYDVFTLPSGEIGIVMGDVAGHGLGAAVVMGRMRSALRAYALESTDPAEVLRRLDRKMQHFEPDATATVLYGVFDPGLRRVLLSSAGHCPPVLALPGEAARPVEAKPDVLIGFGDDMPRETMALDLPPGALLCFYTDGLIERRDASLNTGIERLCRAVSAGPPEDVGAAVMAALIGREQAEDDVALLVIRRSPE encoded by the coding sequence ATGTTGGAGAACTCAGCGGGCACCGGGGACCGGGCCGCCCGCGAGCTGGAGCGGATCCGGGCGATCACCGATGAGGCGTTCGCCCTGATGGACGTGGACGAGTTCCTCGATGCGCTGCTCGACCGGCTGCGCCGGGTCCTGGACGTCGACACCGCCGTCGTGCTGCTGCTCGACCGGCAGCGGCGGTTTCTCGTGGCGGCGGCCGCGAAGGGCATCGAGGAGGAGGTCAGCCAGGCGGCGTACGTCCCGGTGGGGCAGGGGTTCGCCGGACGGGTCGCCGCGGAGCGGCGGGCCGTGTACATCCCGGACGTGCCGACCGGCGGCGTGTTCAATCCGCTGCTCGTGCAGCGGGGGCTGCGGTCCCTGCTCGGCGTGCCGCTCATCGGCGGCGGCACGCTGGTCGGCGTCCTGCACGTCGGTACGCTCATCCCGCGCCGGTTCACCGAGGACGAGACCGAGTTGCTGCGGCTCGCGGCCTCGCGCGCCGCGATGGCCGTGCAGTCGCTGACGAGCCGCGCCGAACGCGCCGGTGCCCGGGAGTTGCAGCGCAGCCTCGTACCGGCCGCGCTCCCCGACATCCCCGGCGCGGAGCTGACCGCGCGCTACCGGCCGGGCAAGGCCAGTGTCGGCGGGGACTGGTACGACGTGTTCACGCTCCCGTCCGGCGAGATCGGCATCGTGATGGGGGACGTGGCGGGGCACGGCCTCGGCGCCGCCGTCGTGATGGGGCGGATGCGCAGCGCGCTGCGGGCGTACGCGCTGGAGAGCACCGACCCGGCCGAGGTGCTGCGCAGGCTCGACCGGAAGATGCAGCACTTCGAGCCCGACGCGACGGCGACCGTGCTGTACGGCGTGTTCGACCCCGGCCTGCGGCGGGTGCTGCTGTCGTCGGCCGGGCACTGCCCGCCCGTCCTCGCGCTGCCCGGCGAGGCCGCGCGGCCCGTCGAGGCGAAGCCGGACGTGCTCATCGGCTTCGGGGACGACATGCCCCGCGAGACGATGGCCCTCGACCTCCCGCCGGGGGCGCTGCTGTGCTTCTACACCGACGGGCTGATCGAGCGGCGTGACGCGTCCCTGAACACCGGGATCGAGCGGTTGTGCCGCGCGGTGTCCGCGGGCCCGCCCGAGGACGTCGGCGCCGCGGTGATGGCGGCGCTGATCGGCCGCGAGCAGGCCGAGGACGATGTCGCGCTGCTGGTCATCCGCCGGTCGCCCGAGTGA
- a CDS encoding ATP-binding cassette domain-containing protein, translating to MDEVIRAEGLRKTFGDTKALDGVDIAARRGTVLGVLGPNGAGKTTAVRVLATLLKPDAGRAEVCGYDVAGDAARVRAKIGLTGQYASVDEELTGTENLVMIARLLDFGRREAKARARQLLDRFRLTDAASRAVKTYSGGMRRRLDLAASLINHPEVIFLDEPTTGLDPRARNEVWETVRTVVADGATVLLTTQYLEEADALADRIAVFDHGRVIAEGTSDELKGRIGRQTLAVRAAEPYRAGQLAAIVAELTGERPEVQEATGLVTAPVNDPGLLSALVRRLDEASITAAELALRMPSLDEVFLTLTGHLAEEAGLELERSVA from the coding sequence ATGGACGAAGTGATCCGCGCAGAGGGGCTGCGCAAGACATTCGGCGATACGAAGGCGCTGGACGGTGTGGACATCGCGGCGCGCCGCGGCACGGTGCTCGGCGTGCTCGGGCCCAACGGCGCGGGCAAGACCACCGCCGTCCGCGTACTGGCGACGCTGCTCAAGCCGGATGCCGGACGGGCCGAGGTGTGCGGCTACGACGTGGCGGGGGACGCCGCGCGCGTCCGGGCGAAGATCGGGTTGACCGGGCAGTACGCGTCGGTGGACGAGGAGCTGACCGGTACCGAGAACCTGGTGATGATCGCGCGGCTGCTGGACTTCGGCCGGCGGGAGGCGAAGGCGCGGGCCCGGCAGCTGCTCGACCGCTTCCGGCTCACCGACGCCGCGTCGCGTGCCGTGAAGACCTACTCGGGAGGTATGCGCCGGCGGCTCGACCTGGCGGCGAGCCTGATCAACCATCCCGAGGTCATCTTCCTGGACGAGCCGACGACCGGGCTGGACCCGCGTGCCCGCAACGAGGTGTGGGAGACGGTCCGGACCGTGGTGGCCGACGGCGCGACGGTGCTGCTGACCACGCAGTACCTGGAGGAGGCCGACGCCCTCGCCGACCGGATCGCGGTGTTCGACCACGGCCGGGTCATCGCCGAGGGGACGTCCGACGAGCTGAAGGGGCGGATCGGACGGCAGACGCTCGCGGTGCGGGCGGCCGAGCCGTACCGCGCCGGCCAGCTCGCCGCGATCGTGGCCGAGCTGACCGGCGAGCGCCCCGAGGTGCAGGAGGCGACGGGGCTCGTCACGGCGCCGGTGAACGATCCCGGGCTGCTGTCCGCGCTGGTGCGGCGGCTGGACGAGGCGTCCATCACGGCGGCCGAGCTGGCGCTGCGGATGCCGAGCCTCGACGAGGTGTTCCTCACACTCACCGGCCACCTCGCCGAAGAGGCCGGCCTCGAACTCGAAAGGAGCGTGGCATGA
- a CDS encoding BTAD domain-containing putative transcriptional regulator — protein MRIGILGPLDVRDEAARPVEVGGRRLRALLVRLAAEGGRPVSAERLLDDLWEGAPPGGNALQALVSRLRGVAGRDVVEHGPAGYRLGIDPAEVDAVAFERGAAAARAEGDPARRAAALRAALALWRGPALADVADADFAYPLAARLEELRVAAVEDRVEAELAAGLPVPPAAELEPLAAANPLRERLRGQLMRALCAAGRQAEALEVYEETRRALADRLGVDPSPELAAVHLSILRREAPAAEPAPAAVPAVPAAAPAPRTNLPAQLTSFVGREEESRRVGKLLRETRLVTLTGPGGAGKTRLAGESAAALVDEMPDGAWFVPLAPVSEPGDAVQAVLSALGVPETVRPGETRMAVRPVERLTDFLAAKRMLIVLDNCEHLIDAVARLVDHVLAQAQGVRILATSREPLGITGESLCPVPSLPLPDEDAADPAAALGYASVRLFADRAGAVRPGFAVDAGTAADVVAICRALDGIPLAIELAAARLRSLTPGQVAARLGDRFRLLAGGSRTALPRHRTLRAVVDWSWDLLDDAERTVLRRLSVFAGGATPESAGHVCGLDAPDAPDPHDVIDVIAALVDKSLVMADGDAEVRYRLLETVRVYAGERLEQSGEARRVRDAHAGYLVGFAERAEPELRRHDQLRWAERISAERGNIAAAFRHVTETGDVETGLRLLAALVFFFILRDMETEAGGWAVAVHAMAGDTPPPGLEEEHALCVISSRLITEMKKEAGPTREALNTALEEIASVIPDRPTHPILALAQCAASIFSGDMETMRRRLNDIDDHPDPWLRAIVRVCLGHMAIHTGEIDEAAAETADGYARFREMGDRFGMIVALSGMMQVALARGEAAEAIRLGEEAHGYATAQVSPEQGAGILIQLARARARQGDVEGARADLDRAVEQTERVGEFAEAAGASLQLCELSLHEGDRDAARAHAERAHKWVEARGHRPDFVQTARRTHSRLGCLAEEDGDLDQARRRHSEAFRDLHDDVLMGNPTVASLIEGLAAYAAARGVFVRAAELLGTAHTLNGYRDDTSYEIRRTLPAVTGALGDDAFAAAYERGRLVTRQDVFEQSADLVASI, from the coding sequence GTGCGCATCGGCATCCTGGGCCCGCTCGACGTGCGGGACGAGGCCGCCCGGCCCGTCGAGGTCGGCGGCCGGCGGCTGCGCGCCCTGCTCGTCCGGCTGGCCGCCGAGGGCGGTCGGCCCGTGTCCGCCGAGCGGCTGCTGGACGACCTGTGGGAGGGCGCCCCGCCCGGCGGCAACGCACTGCAGGCGCTCGTCTCCCGGCTGCGCGGCGTCGCCGGCCGGGACGTCGTCGAGCACGGGCCGGCCGGCTACCGGCTCGGCATCGACCCGGCGGAGGTCGACGCGGTCGCGTTCGAGCGCGGCGCCGCGGCGGCCCGCGCCGAGGGCGACCCGGCGCGGCGGGCGGCCGCGCTGCGGGCCGCGCTCGCGCTGTGGCGGGGCCCCGCCCTCGCCGACGTCGCCGACGCCGACTTCGCGTACCCGCTCGCCGCGCGGCTGGAGGAGCTGCGGGTCGCCGCCGTCGAGGACCGCGTCGAAGCGGAACTCGCCGCCGGCCTGCCCGTCCCGCCGGCCGCCGAGCTGGAGCCGCTCGCCGCCGCCAACCCGCTCCGCGAACGGCTGCGCGGGCAGCTCATGCGCGCGCTGTGCGCGGCGGGGCGGCAGGCCGAGGCGCTGGAGGTGTACGAGGAGACGCGGCGCGCGCTCGCCGACCGGCTCGGCGTCGACCCGTCCCCGGAGCTGGCCGCCGTCCACCTGTCGATCCTGCGGCGGGAAGCACCGGCTGCCGAGCCCGCGCCCGCCGCCGTCCCGGCCGTCCCCGCCGCCGCGCCCGCCCCCCGCACCAACCTGCCCGCGCAGCTCACCAGCTTCGTCGGCCGGGAGGAGGAGTCGCGGCGGGTCGGCAAGCTGCTCCGCGAGACCCGGCTCGTCACGCTCACCGGCCCCGGCGGCGCCGGCAAGACGCGGCTGGCCGGTGAGAGCGCCGCCGCGCTCGTCGACGAGATGCCGGACGGCGCCTGGTTCGTCCCGCTCGCCCCGGTCAGTGAACCCGGCGACGCCGTGCAGGCCGTGCTGTCGGCGCTCGGCGTCCCCGAGACCGTCCGGCCGGGCGAGACGCGGATGGCCGTGCGGCCCGTCGAGCGGCTCACCGACTTCCTCGCCGCCAAGCGGATGCTCATCGTGCTCGACAACTGCGAGCACCTCATCGACGCGGTCGCGCGGCTCGTCGACCACGTCCTCGCGCAGGCGCAGGGCGTCCGGATCCTCGCGACGAGCCGCGAACCCCTCGGCATCACCGGCGAGTCGCTGTGCCCCGTCCCGTCGCTGCCGCTGCCGGACGAGGACGCCGCCGACCCGGCCGCCGCGCTCGGCTACGCGTCGGTCCGGCTGTTCGCCGACCGCGCCGGCGCCGTCCGCCCCGGCTTCGCCGTCGACGCCGGCACCGCCGCCGACGTCGTCGCGATCTGCCGGGCGCTCGACGGCATCCCGCTCGCGATCGAGCTGGCCGCCGCCCGGCTGCGCTCCCTCACGCCCGGCCAGGTCGCGGCCCGGCTCGGCGACCGGTTCCGGCTGCTGGCCGGCGGCAGCCGCACCGCGCTGCCCCGGCACCGCACGCTGCGCGCCGTCGTCGACTGGAGCTGGGACCTGCTGGACGACGCCGAGCGCACCGTCCTGCGCCGGCTCTCCGTCTTCGCCGGCGGCGCCACCCCCGAGAGCGCCGGGCACGTGTGCGGCCTGGACGCCCCCGACGCCCCCGACCCGCACGACGTCATCGACGTCATCGCCGCCCTGGTCGACAAGTCGCTGGTGATGGCGGACGGCGACGCCGAGGTCCGCTACCGGCTGCTGGAGACCGTCCGCGTGTACGCGGGGGAGCGGCTGGAGCAGTCCGGCGAGGCCCGGCGCGTCCGGGACGCGCACGCCGGCTACCTCGTCGGCTTCGCCGAGCGCGCCGAGCCGGAGCTGCGCCGCCACGACCAGCTGCGCTGGGCCGAGCGGATCTCCGCCGAACGCGGCAACATCGCGGCGGCGTTCCGCCACGTGACCGAGACCGGCGACGTCGAGACCGGGCTGCGGCTGCTTGCGGCCCTGGTGTTCTTCTTCATCCTGCGCGACATGGAGACGGAGGCGGGCGGCTGGGCGGTCGCCGTGCACGCGATGGCCGGCGACACCCCGCCCCCCGGCCTGGAGGAGGAGCACGCGCTCTGCGTCATCTCGTCCCGCCTCATCACCGAGATGAAGAAGGAGGCCGGCCCGACAAGGGAGGCGCTGAACACCGCCCTGGAGGAGATCGCCTCCGTCATCCCCGACAGGCCGACGCATCCCATCCTGGCCCTCGCCCAGTGCGCGGCCAGCATCTTCAGCGGCGACATGGAGACGATGCGACGGCGCCTGAACGACATCGACGACCATCCCGACCCGTGGCTCCGCGCCATCGTCCGCGTCTGCCTCGGGCACATGGCGATCCACACCGGGGAGATCGACGAGGCGGCCGCGGAGACCGCCGACGGCTACGCGCGGTTCCGGGAGATGGGCGACCGGTTCGGGATGATCGTCGCGCTGAGCGGGATGATGCAGGTCGCGCTGGCGCGCGGCGAGGCGGCCGAGGCCATCCGGCTCGGCGAGGAGGCGCACGGCTACGCCACCGCCCAGGTCAGCCCGGAGCAGGGCGCGGGGATCCTCATCCAGCTCGCCCGTGCGCGCGCCCGCCAGGGCGACGTCGAGGGCGCCCGCGCGGACCTCGACCGCGCCGTGGAGCAGACCGAGCGGGTCGGCGAGTTCGCCGAAGCGGCCGGCGCCTCCCTGCAACTGTGCGAGCTGTCCCTGCACGAAGGCGACCGGGACGCCGCACGCGCCCACGCCGAGCGCGCGCACAAGTGGGTCGAGGCGCGCGGCCACCGGCCCGACTTCGTGCAGACCGCCCGCCGGACCCACAGCCGCCTCGGCTGCCTCGCCGAGGAGGACGGCGACCTCGACCAGGCACGGCGCCGGCACTCCGAGGCGTTCCGCGACCTGCACGACGACGTCCTCATGGGCAACCCGACCGTGGCGTCGCTCATCGAGGGGCTGGCCGCCTACGCCGCCGCGCGCGGCGTCTTCGTCCGCGCCGCCGAACTGCTCGGCACCGCGCACACCCTGAACGGCTACCGCGACGACACCTCCTACGAGATCCGCCGGACGCTGCCCGCGGTGACCGGCGCCCTCGGCGACGACGCCTTTGCCGCCGCCTACGAGCGCGGCCGCCTGGTCACCCGCCAGGACGTCTTCGAGCAGAGCGCCGACCTCGTCGCGTCCATCTGA
- a CDS encoding DUF1360 domain-containing protein, protein MNAVVDTARKQKEEYAAGADRPLGSYLGTLGVYALTTAAMALIGRRLRDRPPAIGAADLALMTVTTHKVARLIAKDPVTSPLRAPFTRYSGTAGPSEVAEEVRGRGVRHAVGELITCPFCTAQWVATAYAAGLVFAPEATRLAGVTMTAVAGSDWLQLAYARLQQSAEG, encoded by the coding sequence ATGAACGCGGTCGTCGACACCGCGCGCAAGCAGAAGGAGGAGTACGCCGCCGGGGCGGACCGCCCGCTCGGCTCCTACCTCGGCACGCTCGGCGTGTACGCGCTCACGACGGCGGCGATGGCGTTGATCGGCCGCCGGCTGCGCGACCGTCCGCCGGCCATCGGCGCCGCCGACCTGGCGCTGATGACGGTCACGACGCACAAGGTCGCGCGGCTGATCGCCAAGGACCCGGTGACGAGCCCGCTGCGCGCCCCCTTCACCCGCTACTCGGGGACGGCCGGGCCGTCCGAGGTCGCGGAGGAGGTGCGCGGCAGGGGCGTCCGGCACGCCGTCGGGGAGCTGATCACCTGCCCGTTCTGCACGGCCCAGTGGGTCGCGACGGCCTACGCGGCGGGCCTGGTGTTCGCCCCGGAGGCCACCCGTCTCGCGGGCGTCACCATGACGGCGGTCGCCGGCTCGGACTGGCTGCAGCTCGCCTACGCGCGCCTCCAGCAGTCGGCTGAGGGCTGA
- a CDS encoding Rho termination factor — protein sequence MPRAQIKDEKTYQKLRDRGESKEKAARIANASANRGKKNVGRKGGKNPSYDDWTKDELLGRAREIGIQGRSSMNKSELVKALRDH from the coding sequence ATGCCTAGAGCACAGATCAAGGACGAGAAGACGTACCAGAAGCTGCGCGACCGGGGCGAGAGCAAGGAGAAGGCCGCGCGGATCGCGAACGCCTCCGCGAACCGCGGCAAGAAGAACGTCGGCCGCAAGGGCGGCAAGAACCCCTCCTACGACGACTGGACGAAGGACGAACTGCTCGGCCGCGCCCGCGAGATCGGCATCCAGGGCCGCTCCTCGATGAACAAGTCGGAGCTGGTCAAGGCGCTGCGCGACCACTAG
- a CDS encoding ABC transporter permease, with the protein MTTMTVDSRPRAAAEPPARVSPRRTLRHGLTLAWRNLAQLRHSPEKLLDTTLMPIVFLVLFLYVFGGAVAGGTHAYLQELLPGLVAMMTMFATMGVGTALNEDIHKGVFDRFRSLPIARSAPLIGTVLGDTARFVTVMTMLVGFGSVLGFRFHTDPLSVVAAFALAYVFYLAVCWFSVLVGLIAPSPDTVQGLSFLWVMPLTFGSNILVPNTATMPGWLQAWTDINPVTHLAASVRALTVGGPVGNHVWYTLAWAAGITLATFPLAMRMYSRRA; encoded by the coding sequence ATGACCACGATGACCGTCGACTCCCGGCCGCGCGCGGCGGCCGAGCCGCCCGCGCGCGTCAGCCCGCGGCGGACGCTGCGGCACGGCCTGACTCTGGCGTGGCGCAACCTCGCCCAGTTGCGGCACTCGCCGGAGAAGCTGCTGGACACGACGCTCATGCCGATCGTGTTCCTGGTGCTGTTCCTCTACGTGTTCGGCGGCGCGGTGGCGGGCGGAACGCACGCCTACCTGCAGGAGCTGCTGCCGGGCCTCGTCGCGATGATGACGATGTTCGCGACGATGGGCGTCGGGACGGCGCTGAACGAGGACATCCACAAGGGCGTGTTCGACCGGTTCCGCAGTCTGCCGATCGCCCGTTCGGCGCCGCTCATCGGGACGGTCCTCGGGGACACGGCGCGGTTCGTCACCGTGATGACGATGCTGGTGGGCTTCGGGTCGGTCCTCGGCTTCCGGTTCCACACCGACCCGCTGTCGGTGGTGGCGGCGTTCGCGCTGGCGTACGTGTTCTACCTGGCCGTGTGCTGGTTCTCGGTGCTGGTCGGCCTGATCGCGCCGTCGCCGGACACGGTCCAGGGCCTGTCCTTCCTCTGGGTGATGCCGCTGACGTTCGGCAGCAACATCCTCGTCCCGAACACGGCCACGATGCCGGGATGGCTGCAGGCGTGGACGGACATCAACCCGGTCACCCACCTGGCCGCGTCGGTGCGGGCGCTGACCGTGGGCGGCCCGGTCGGGAACCACGTCTGGTACACGCTCGCGTGGGCGGCGGGGATCACCCTGGCGACGTTCCCGCTCGCCATGCGCATGTACTCGCGGCGGGCCTGA
- a CDS encoding DUF397 domain-containing protein — MDRVRAARDGATWRKSSWSNGSSNCVEVAHLRPGIGIRDSKAPAGAVLVLDAEHWATFLSAVKARLNAT; from the coding sequence ATGGATCGGGTTCGTGCGGCGCGCGACGGCGCCACGTGGCGCAAGAGCTCCTGGAGCAACGGTTCGAGCAACTGTGTCGAGGTCGCTCACCTGCGTCCCGGCATCGGGATCCGGGACAGCAAGGCACCGGCCGGGGCCGTACTCGTCCTCGATGCGGAGCATTGGGCGACGTTCCTTTCGGCGGTCAAGGCGCGGCTGAACGCGACCTGA